The following DNA comes from Pseudochaenichthys georgianus unplaced genomic scaffold, fPseGeo1.2 scaffold_2321_arrow_ctg1, whole genome shotgun sequence.
CAGGTTTAGAGAAGTTCAGGTTTAGAGAGGTTCAGGTTTAGAGAGGTTCAGGTTTAGAGAAGTTCAGGTTTAGAGAAGTTCAGGTTTAGAGAAGTTCAGGTTTAGAGAGGTTCAGGTTTAGAGAAGTTCAGGTTTAGAGAAGTTCAGGTTTAGAGAAGTTCAGGTTTAGAGAAGTTCAGGTTTAGAGAAGTTCAGGTTTAGAGAAGCTCAGGTTTAGAGAAGTTCAGGTTTAGAGAAGTTCAGGTTTAGAGAAGTTCAGGTTTAGAGAAGTTCAGGTTTAGAGAGGTTCAGGTTTAGAGAGGTTCAGGTTTAGAGAAGTTCAGGTTTAGAGAAGTTCAGGTTTAGAGAAGCTCAGGTTTAGAGAAGCTCAGGTTTAGAGAGGTTCAGGTTTAGAGAGGTCAGGTTTAGAGAAGTTCAGGGTTAGAGAGGTTCAGGTTAGAGAAGTCAGGTTTAGAGAGGTCAGGGTTTAGAGAAGTTCAGGTTTAGAGAAGTTCAGGTTTAGAGAAGTTCAGGTTTAGAGAACTTCAGGTTTAGAGAGGTTCAGGTTTAGAGAGGGTCAGGTTTAGAGAGGGTCAGGTTTAGAGAACTTCAGGTTTAGAGAACTTCAGGTTTAGAGAGGTTCAGGTTTAGAGAGGGTCAGGTTTAGAGAGGGTCAGGTTTAGAGAACTTCAGGTTTAGAGAACTTCAGGTTTAGAGAGGTTCAGGTTTAGAGAGGGTCAGGTTTAGAGAACTTCAGGTTTAGAGAACTTCAGGTTTAGAGAACTTCAGGTTTAGAGAGGTTCAGGTTTAGAGAACTTCAGGTTTAGAGAGGTTCAGGTTTAGAGAACTTCAGGTTTAGAGAGGGTCAGGTTTAGAGAGGGTCAGGTTTAGAGAGGGTCAGGTTTAGAGAGGTTCAGGTTTAGAGAGGTTCAGGTTTAGAGAGGGTCAGGTTTAGAGAACTTCAGGTTTAGAGAACTTCAGGTTTAGAGAACTTCAGGTTTAGAGAGGTTCAGGTTTAGAGAACTTCAGGTTTAGAGAGGTTCAGGTTTAGAGAACTTCAGGTTTAGAGAGGGTCAGGTTTAGAGAGGGTCAGGTTTAGAGAGGGTCAGGTTTAGAGAGGTTCAGGTTTAGAGAGGTTCAGGTTTAGAGAGGGTCAGGTTTAGATTCAGCTTTACAGATGTTCATGTTTAGAGAGGTCCAGGTTTACAGAGGGTCGGGTTTAGAGAGGGTCAGGTTTAGAGAGGGTCAGGTTTAGAGAGGGTCAGGTTAAGAGAAGTTCAGGTTTAGGTGCAGGACTTACTCTGAGGTCTGGGAACTGCACAAGATACTCATCCAGGTTCAAAAGCGTTGAGTCCACCAGCTTGTTATGGAAATCCTCCCACATGGCATCGCAGTCCTTCAGAAACACAACAGATCTGTCATAGCGACACATAAAAATGTACAATCTATAAAGCCGTGTTCACATTGGTCCAGCAGGCTCTTAGTCCCTCCCCCAGCTCTTCACTGTTGGTTAACCCTGAGCTGCTGCTTCTGTAGACCTGGTGTGTTCAGGAGCTTCTGAAGACCTGGTGCGTTCAGTAGCTTCTGATTCTGAAGACCTGGTGCATTCAGCAACTGCTGCTTCTGAAGACCTGGTGCATTCAGGAGCTTCTGCTTCTGAAGACCTGGTGTGTTCAGGAGCTTCTGAAGACCTGGTGCATTCAGGATCTTCTGCTTCTGAAGACCTGGTGTGTTCAGGAGCTTCTGAAGACCTGGTGCATTCAGGATCTTCTGCTTCTGAAGACCTGGTGTGTTCAGGAGCTTCTGCTTCTGAAGACCTGGTGTGTTCAGGAGCTGCTGCTTCTGAAGACCTGGTGCCTTCAGGAGCTTCTGCTTCTGAAGACCTGGTGTGTTCAGGAGCTTCTGCTTCTGAAGACCTGGTGTGTTCAGGAGCTTCTGCTTCTGAAGACCTGGTGTGTTCAGGAGCTGCTGCTTCTGAAGACCTGGTGCCTTCAGGAGCTTCTGCTTCTGAAGATCTGGTGTGTTCATGAGCTGTTCTCAGTAGGAGATCTCAGGACTCTTACCTTCCCGATGACCATGACGTCGTCTTTGCCGTGCCAGTCCGGCTCGTAGACTTCGTGCAGAGACTGCGTCAGGTTGATGGAGGCCTGCTGCATCCCTGACACACACTCAGGGTGTTagtttattattgttattaacaCTAATACATATGATGATGAGGGGAcagtccggcagtggctcagtcagtagggactgggagccgtagggtcgccgcttcaagtccccgaacaaaactaaatatggagtgtggactgttattggagaggtcccagttcacctcctgggccctgccgtggtgcccttgagcaaggcaccggacatggTTATTATCGTTATTAACATTAATACATATGATGATGAGgggacagacacacactcagggTGTTAGGAGCCTCACCTTTAATGGCCGCCATGTAGGCCTTCATCTCCCTCTGCAGCCGAGAGCCttcagactgacagacagagaaAACATTAAATCAAATTTCACTGTTTCATCAGCATTCATGTGTGGCCCCCTGCGGAGGGGGCGACGCATGTGGCTGCATGTGCATCTATAATAGATGAATCGATATATAATATCTATATAACCCTGTGTATGTTTGTCTCTGCTCACCTCCTGCCTCCTGAAGTTGACGACCACCTGCTCAAACTGCTCATCTTTGGTCTCATCTGCCTTCCCCAGTTTCTGCAGCACCTGGAAACAGAACCATAACTGCTGATTAAAGACGTTACTTCTATTTTGTCAATAAATCTGACCACATCTTCCTTCCACAGGAAGTCAACAGACACTAAGATACCACTGTGTCAGGCTTCGGTTTATTAAAGTAAATCCTTTGAGCGAACCAGAAAACACGTCTCTGAAACACAAAGCTATGAGCCAGCTTTAATATTTAACGGCGTTTAGAATTTCACCCGCTGGTGTCAGGTTCTGGTTCTGGACAGAAGAGAGGACGAGCACAAGTTCCAGCAACACGTTCCAGCAACACGTTCCAGTAATTTAGTGATTTCTGCCCATATAAGGATATCATACCAATCAACGGACAGGTCTCCCTGTCCAATCAGAACCAGGTAATGTTCTCCCTGTCCAATCAGAACCAGGTAATGTTCTCCCTGTCCAATCAGAACCAGGTAGTGTTCTCCCTGTCCAATCAGAACTAGGTAATGTTCTCCCTGTCCAATCAGAACCAGGTAATGTTCTCCCTGTCCAATCAGAACCAAGTAGGGTTTTCCCTGTCCAATCAGAACCAGGTAGTGTTCTCCCTGTCCAATCAGTACTAGGTAGTGTTCTCCCTGTCTAATCAGAACTAGGTGATGTTCTCCCTGTCCAATCAGAACCAGGTAGTGTTCTCCCTGTCCAATCAGAACTAGGTAATGTTCTTCCTGTCCAATCAGAACCAGGTAATGTTCTCCCTGTCCAATCAGAACCAGGTAGTGTTCTCCCTGTCCAATCAGAACCAGGTAGTGTTCTCCCTGTCCAATCAGAACCAGGTAATGTTCTCCCTGTCCAATCAGAACCAAGTAGGGTTTTCCCTGTCCAATCAGAACCAGGTAGTGTTCTCCCTGTCCAATCAGTACTACTCAGTGTTCTCCCTGTCTAATCAGAACTAGGTAATGTTCTCCCTGTCCAATCAGAACCAGGTAGTGTTCTCCCTGTCCAATCATAACCAGGTAATGTTCTCCCTGTCCAATCAGAACCAAGTAGGGTTTTCTCTGTCCAATCAGAACCAGGTAGTGTTCTCCCTGTCCAATCAGTACTAGGTAGTGTTCTCCCTGTCTAATCAGAACTAGGTAATGTTCTCCCTGTCCAATCAGAATCAGGTAGGGTTTTCCCTGTCCAATCAGAACCAGGTAGTGTTCTCCCTGTCCAATCAGAACTAGGTAATGTTCTTCCTGTCCAATCAGAACCAGGTAATGTTCTCCCTGTCCAATCAGAACCAGGTAGTGTTCTCCCTGTCCAATCAGAACCAGGTAGTGTTCTCCCTGTCCAATCAGAACCAGGTAATGTTCTCCCTGTCCAATCAGAACCAAGTAGGGTTTTCCCTGTCCAATCAGAACCAGGTAGTGTTCTCCCTGTCCAATCAGTACTACTCAGTGTTCTCCCTGTCTAATCAGAACTAGGTAATGTTCTCCCTGTCCAATCAGAACCAGGTAGTGTTCTCCCTGTCCAATCATAACCAGGTAATGTTCTCCCTGTCCAATCAGAACCAAGTAGGGTTTTCTCTGTCCAATCAGAACCAGGTAGTGTTCTCCCTGTCCAATCAGTACTAGGTAGTGTTCTCCCTGTCTAATCAGAACTAGGTAATGTTCTCCCTGTCCAATCAGAATCAGGTAGGGTTTTCCCTGTCCAATCAGAACCAGGTAGTGTTCTCCCTGTCCAATCAGAACTAGGTAATGTTCTCCCTGTCCAATCAGAACCAGGTAGTGTTCTCCCTGTCCAATCAGAACCAAGTAGTGTTCTCCCTGTCCAATCAGAACTAGGTAATGTTCTCCCTGTCCAATCAGAACCAGGTAGTGTTCTCCCTGTCCAATCAGAACTAGGTAATGTTCTCCCTGTCCAATCAGAACCAGGTAATGTTCTCCCTGTCCAATCAGAACCAAGTAGGGTTTTCCCTGTCCAATCAGAACCAGGTAGTGTTCTCCCTGTCCAATCAGTACTAGGTAGTGTTCTCCCTGTCTAATCAGAACTAGGTGATGTTCTCCCTGTCCAATCAGAACCAGGTAGTGTTCTCCCTGTCCAATCAGAACTAGGTAATGTTCTTCCTGTCCAATCAGAACCAGGTAATGTTCTCCCTGTCCAATCAGAACCAGGTAGTGTTCTCCCTGTCCAATCAGAACCAGGTAGTGTTCTCCCTGTCCAATCGGAACCAGGTAGTGTTCTCCCTGTCCAATCAGAACCAGGTAATGTTCTCCCTGTCCAATCAGAACCAAGTAGGGTTTTCCCTGTCCAATCAGAACCAGGTAGTGTTCTCCCTGTCCAATCAGTACTACTCAGTGTTCTCTCTGTCTAATCAGAACTAGGTAATGTTCTCCCTGTCCAATCAGAACCAGGTAGTGTTCTCCCTGTCCAATCATAACCAGGTAATGTTCTCCCTGTCCAATCAGAACCAAGTAGGGTTTTCTCTGTCCAATCAGAACCAGGTAGTGTTCTCCCTGTCCAATCAGTACTAGGTAGTGTTCTCCCTGTCTAATCAGAACTAGGTAATGTTCTCCCTGTCCAATCAGAATCAGGTAGGGTTTTCCCTGTCCAATCAGAACCAGGTAGTGTTCTCCCTGTCCAATCAGAACTAGGTAATGTTCTCCCTGTCCAATCAGAACCAGGTAGTGTTCTCCCTGTCCAATCAGAACCAAGTAGTGTTCTCCCTGTCCAATCAGAACTAGGTAATGTTCTCCCTGTCCAATCAGAACCAGGTAATGTTCTCCCTGTCCAATCAGAACCAGGTAGTGTTCTCCCTGTCCAATCAGTACTACTCAGTGTTCTCTCTGTCTAATCAGAACTAGGTAATGTTCTCCCTGTCCAACCAGAACCAGGTAGTGTTCTCCCTGTCCAATCATAACCAGGTAATGTTCTCCCTGTCCAATCAGAACCAAGTAGTGTTCTCCTTGTCCAATCAGAACTAGGTAATGTTCTCCCTGTCCAATCAGAACCAGGTAATGTTCTCCCTGTCCAATCAGAACCAGGTAGTGTTGTCCCTGTCCAATCAGAACTAGGTAATGTTCTCCCTGTCCAATCAGAACCAGGTAGTGTTCTCCCTGTCCAATCAGAACTAGGTAATGTTCTCCCTGTCCAATCAGAACTAGGTAATGTTCTCCCTGTCCAATCATAACCAGGTAATGTTCTCCCTGTCCAATCAGAATCAGGTAGGGTTTTCCCTGTCCAATCAGAACCAGGTAGTGTTCTCCCTGTCCAATCAGAACTAGGTAATGTTCTCCCTGTCCAATCAGAACCAGGTAGTGTTCTCCCTGTCCAATCAGAACCAAGTAGTGTTCTCCCTGTCCAATCAGAACTAGGTAATGTTCTCCCTGTCCAATCAGAACCAGGTAATGTTCTCCCTGTCCAATCAGAACCAGGTAGTGTTGTCCCTGTCCAATCAGAACTAGGTAATGTTCTCCCTGTCCAATCAGAACCAGGTAGTGTTCTCCCTGTCCAATCAGAACCAGGTAATGTTCTCCCTGTCCAATCATAACCAGGTAATGTTCTCCCTGTCCAATCAGAATCAGGTAGGGTTTTCCCTGTCCAATCAGAACCAGGTAGTGTTCTCCCTGTCCAATCAGAACTAGGTAATGTTCTCCCTGTCCAATCAGAACCAGGTAGTGTTCTCCCTGTCCAATCAGAACCAAGTAGTGTTCTCCCTGTCCAATCAGAACTAGGTAATGTTCTCCCTGTCCAATCAGAACCAGGTAATGTTCTCCCTGTCCAATCAGAACCAGGTAGTGTTGTCCCTGTCCAATCAGAACTAGGTAATGTTCTCCCTGTCCAATCAGAACCAGGTAGTGTTCTCCCTGTCCAATCAGAACTAGGTAATGTTCTCCCTGTCCAATCAGAACTAGGTAATGTTCTCCCTGTCCAATCAGAACCAGGTAGTGTTCTCCCTGTCCAATCAGTACTACGTAGTGTTCTCCCTGTCTAATCAGAACTAGGTAATGTTCTCCCTGTCCAATCAGAACCAGGTAGTGTTCTCCCTGTCCAATCATAACCAGGTAATGTTCTCCCTGTCCAATCAGAACCAAGTAGGGTTTTCTCTGTCCAATCAGAACCAAGTAGTGTTCTCCCTGTCCAATCAGAACTAGGTAATGTTCTCCCTGTCCAATCAGAACCAGGTAATGTTCTCCCTGTCCAATCAGAACCAGGTAGTTTTCTCCCCGGATAAAACGGATaaatcaaatcaagcaatctgatgtatttttctttcatattgccatACTTGGTAACCATTTTATAAAagctccgcttcgcgtcgggctgaaccacgccccttagctgtgatataatgagcatatacgaCGGCCTgacgtgagctattgcttaaatataatatgtattgttgttgttagcatctggtgctagctagctgcgctaacggatatggagctgtttcaatgaaaacagaggagcgatatttcaccgacaactgcgccgagcacttgacttgatgcaggaagcagacagcgggacattgcacgagaagtcagcacactcagctcggatagtgcgcgcaacatgatcgcagcgtccaggcagctcccgttcgagcgtatgccttgagttgcacatagctccaacgatccatcacagtgtctctctctctctccacacacacacacacacacacacacacacacacacagtattattgtattgtatgagagaggttccaggttgaattgaggcgaatatttgtaatgttcagaggtgttaatattcatgagaattgtcattgttcaaatgataataataataataaagaaacatatgttgataagagtattaaaaacttgaaaaatatcactctaaggtacatttagaacagacaaaaaatgtgcgattaactatggacaatcatgcgattaatcgtgattaaatattttaatcgactgacagctatggaagcaaacaagagacagaagtatttgaattttattagacaccgaatttatagcattgaaaataattactttgaaaatcatgttgGCCTATCTGAATTGTTTTGCTCCGACTTTACCtatgtactacaacatttgaatcatcagttcttcctcattttcctcagttgttcatatttggtttattaaaataatgatattgtggtcattgttaaaaaatgtctgccattatgagtattattatttgtataatgcgctttctgccttcctgtcacaggagttagacatgtaatggctatagattagattagaacctttattctcctaaactgctgggacactTCCCTaaagccaatacctttatattctACTCTTCACTTCCTGTCAGCATTGAtgcacagagccgacagaagaccttgttgatactggcatcatattgagaggtgcagtgacgcgtcctgaaaccaggaagtagctGCTGGCTCCCTCCACAGAGagcatttct
Coding sequences within:
- the LOC117442023 gene encoding amphiphysin-like, encoding MAEIKTGIFAKNVQKRLNRAQEKVLQKLGKADETKDEQFEQVVVNFRRQESEGSRLQREMKAYMAAIKGMQQASINLTQSLHEVYEPDWHGKDDVMVIGKDCDAMWEDFHNKLVDSTLLNLDEYLVQFPDLR